In the Arachis ipaensis cultivar K30076 chromosome B04, Araip1.1, whole genome shotgun sequence genome, NNNNNNNNNNNNNNNNNNNNNNNNNNNNNNNNNNNNNNNNNNNNNNNNNNNNNNNNNNNNNNNNNNNNNNNNNNNNNNNNNNNNNNNNNNNNNNNNNNNNNNNNNNNNNNNNNNNNNNNNNNNNNNNNNNNNNNNNNNNNNNNNNNNNNNNNNNNNNNNNNNNNNNNNNNNNNTTCATTAGGATGAGGAGAAGGATGATACAAAATTGGGAATAAGAGTTTCCCTATACAAAAGCCAAGCAAAGCAACCAAAAAAATATCTCAACATGTTTGAGAGGGAAGTTCCCCTATGAAGATCATAAGCTTCACACCAAATATATGCCAAGGAAAATATTTATACATTCACAAACAATAGGGACTAATTAGGGAAGTAATAATGCAAAGAATCAGAGCCTCCACCTGGTATTATATAAGTAGAAAATTATAAGAATGTACCTGTCCACCAGTAGTACGGTTCAAAAGCATGCATATAACCAACACCCTCCAAGGATCATAAGCATGAGGTTCTTGAAGGAGATTGAAGGGCGAACGTGGTGGTTTCCATGTATTATCAGGAGTTCTTTTTTTGTATGCctcatccttcttctcttcaGCTGAAAGTTGCTTATTAATTATGTTACACTTTTTCCGCCCTTTCTTAGCCTTGTCAACTTGTTCACATCCTACTAACCACTGGTTCTGAAAGTAAGGGGAAACCTTTATATCTGCATCTTGCAATGCTTTTGGtcttttactttttctcttcTTGGGGAGAATTTTAACTGTTCCAACTTCATTTTTACTTTCTTGTAGTCCAGCCTCAAATAAGTTTCCAGAAGCAGCAGTTAAGGCAACAGAACCCAGATGGCTTTCATGTTTGCCCCGTTGTTTATGCTTCCTCATGTTATGAGTTTCCTGCGATATATCATCCATTATGTTTTGAGAGGTATGTAAAGCAATAACTTCAGACTTGCCTTCATCATTCAAGGTTTTAACATTATTCTTCTTCCCACTAGCATTATGAAAATATGGGGAGACATATCTAACAGCACCATTGACTAAAATTTTCCTAAccttgggtactttcttcttataATTGATATTACTAATTTCGatcttatttccattctcttgCAGCTTATctgcaatggttttcttcttctctttggaTTTAATCTTTCCATTTAGATCCTCCAGCAGCATATCTTTGGGGAAGCTTCCACCAGAACCTGACAAAGCAATAAATCCAATCTCACCACTATAACATGATTCATCATCAGCCTTCCACTCATTGCCACTTTGAAAGAAAGGGGAAACCTTTCTAGTATGAGCATGCTGAAACATAGTGTGCTTCTTAGAAGGTTTCTTCACTTTGGGTTTGATCCTTTTTGCAATATGTTCATTGTCTTCTATAATGACTCCACAAGCACCTGAAGCAACAGAATCAAATTTACCTTCGTGGTCAAGTGATTCTACACTAACAGTCTTCTTCTCATTGTATTTAAGAAAGTAAGGAGAAACCTTCCGGATCTCATCCTGTTCAACATCAGTTCGCTGATTCACAGCCTTTCTCCTCTTCCTAGATTTAATTGCAACCCCATCTTTATTTGAACAAGGGAAAACAGGTATAACAGCATCATGGGCTATAATTTCCTGATCAAACATTTTCGTCTTTGGTGAAACACCACTTGTTTCAGCAGCGCTTCTGTTCTCATGCAGCTTATCTGCGGTGCCTGTTTGCTTCTTTTTGGATTTAATCTTTCCATTCTGAGTCAAATTAGCTTCAAGGAAGCACCCATTGGTGTATATTAAAGAAACAGATCTAGTCTCACAGTCATGCCAATGTGATTTGGAATCAAGCTTCTCACTGTTAATTTGAAAGAAAGGGGACACCCTTTGAATTTGATGCTCCTCCACAGGCTCATGCTTCTTCGATTTGATCATGCTATTTACAAGTATATCTTCATTATCACCCAAATTGTCTTGTAAGATGTCTCCATGGGTACCCACtgaagggacaagctgaaaatcATGTTTCTTGTCAGCCACTTCCTCATAAACTGTTTTCTTCATATTATTATTCTGAAAGTATGGAGAAACCCTTCGAACCTCAGAATGCTCCTTGGAAATTTCTTCATACTTGGGCTTTCTCCTCCCTTTGGGCCTAACTGCAATGTTTGCAACATCTTTTCCACTTTCTCGCTGTTCATTTTCAGGGAAGTCTCTAGAAGTTGCAGTCAGAGCAACAGAATCATCACAACTTTCAAATCCCAGTTGTTTAATCTTCTTCCCACCATCATTATGAAAGTATGGGGAGACGTATCTAAAAGTAGCAAGTGGTCTTGCTTTCTTAGCATCGGCCTCTTCAGCATCATTCCCACTATCTTGCATCTTCCCGTCACCAGCTCTCTTCCtttttttcttctcaaatttaaCATTTCCAGCTTCAAATTCACTTCCAATCTCCTGTAGCGGCTTATCCTTAAGGAAGCTTATACCCGAATCTGGCAATGCAATGGATCCAACCTCAGTGTCATAATCTATTAAATCAGCATCAACATTCTCATTATTGCTTTGAAAGAGAGGAAGAACCATGCTATCTTCCACCAACGCATTCTTCTTAGTGGATCTCTTCCGGTTGGCTTTTCTGCTTCCTGTTGCAACTTCCTCTCCATACTTTGGAATTGCACTTATCCATGTGGCTGATTCAAACTCTCTTTTGGGTTTGGTCTCTCCAGTTCCAATTTCATTGCCACTCCTTTGGATGTAATCTTCAACTGGTGTCGTCACCTTGGAATCCACTACTCTCTTCTTCCAATTGGACTTCACCTCACTAATCACATCTTCTTTCTGTTTCGGGGCAGGCAATGCAAGAATGTATCCATGCTCCATTCTCTAGCAATGAAAAaagcaattattattatttaatgagCTATGCCACATGGCCagcaaatattatcattttttgcCAGTACTTAACCAGTAATAATTTGCACCTATATTGACAGGAGTTTCGCACACAAAAAGCATAAAATTTGCACTATATTTATCAGAGTTTGCCTACATGAACTAATACCGTTTGCACCCACATTTTTCTGAGGTTGAACACatgaattagtaaaatttatttgttaaaaataatttaatgtttGTGGTGGTCAAGTGATAGCCAAAATTCTAAAAATTGCTGCCTCCaagaatttttctttttcaatatgtTTTTGtcattacttaaaaaaaaaaaagccaaatcTTCGTGTATTTTTTTATCATTACTAAACTCGCCCGGACACGGCGTTTGCGAACCCCAGTAATTCTTATTAAACTAATTAAGTCCCTATTTGTAATCAATGTAAGTCAAGGAATTGAAATCAGAGTTGGTAATGGAACTGAGCTCTAACCTCAAAATTGTAATACATACCTTCATCAACAACGACAAGCCCTACACTCAAGTGGTCGCTTCCCTCCCTTTACGCTGCAGGCACGTGACAGAATAAGCGGCGAGTGTGACGCATGTTGAAAAAGAGGGGAAGAGGCAGATATGAAGAAGGAGAACAAAAACGATGATCAAAGCCAGAAAGCCAGAAAGCAGTTCTTGACTATACCAagctctttcttttcttttaggaGAAAGCTAAATCgctttaattttttttgagaAAAAACCTAAaggcttaattttatttttatgaaattgattaattattttattaatatttttatattaataaaataagtcTACATaatatgttaaattattaatttatttactaaAAATTANNNNNNNNNNNNNNNNNNNNNNNNNNNNNNNNNNNNNNNNNNNNNNNNNNNNNNNNNNNNNNNNNNNNNNNNNNNNNNNNNNNNNNNNNNNNNNNNNNNNNNNNNNNNNNNNNNNNNNNNNNNNNNNNNNNNNNNNNNNNNNNNNNNNNNNNNNNNNNNNNNNNNNNNNNNNNNNNNNNNNNNNNNNNNNNNNNNNNNNNNNNNNNNNNNNNNNNNNNNNNNNNNNNNNNNNNNNNNNNNNNNNNNNNNNNNNNNNNNNNNNNNNNNNNNNNNNNNNNNNNNNNNNNNNNNNNNgttatttttaaaagataattgtCAATAtcgtttattttttatatttttttactttttttaaatagattaaataaatttatgatgtaaaactaaaaaatattagtaatttttaaattatttttacctACAAAAATTAAATAGAggatatattaataattaacgtGTCACAtaaatatgttttaaaaagagattaTTAACATAAGGATTAATCAATCCCACGAAATTAAATATCAAGGGCgaaaaagaatatttttttgtCGAAGGCTTCGAAATCATTCGAAAAAATGATCATGGACCAGAATAGGTATTCATCCTAATTTTTTCATCAGCACCAAATAAAATATTTCAACGTGAAagaattttaggattttttatctataacaatatagaATAGCAAAATAATTTTGATGTCCAAAATTTTTCCAA is a window encoding:
- the LOC107639420 gene encoding uncharacterized protein LOC107639420 isoform X2, encoding MKRMEHGYILALPAPKQKEDVISEVKSNWKKRVVDSKVTTPVEDYIQRSGNEIGTGETKPKREFESATWISAIPKYGEEVATGSRKANRKRSTKKNALVEDSMVLPLFQSNNENVDADLIDYDTEVGSIALPDSGISFLKDKPLQEIGSEFEAGNVKFEKKKRKRAGDGKMQDSGNDAEEADAKKARPLATFRYVSPYFHNDGGKKIKQLGFESCDDSVALTATSRDFPENEQRESGKDVANIAVRPKGRRKPKYEEISKEHSEVRRVSPYFQNNNMKKTVYEEVADKKHDFQLVPSVGTHGDILQDNLGDNEDILVNSMIKSKKHEPVEEHQIQRVSPFFQINSEKLDSKSHWHDCETRSVSLIYTNGCFLEANLTQNGKIKSKKKQTGTADKLHENRSAAETSGVSPKTKMFDQEIIAHDAVIPVFPCSNKDGVAIKSRKRRKAVNQRTDVEQDEIRKVSPYFLKYNEKKTVSVESLDHEGKFDSVASGACGVIIEDNEHIAKRIKPKVKKPSKKHTMFQHAHTRKVSPFFQSGNEWKADDESCYSGEIGFIALSGSGGSFPKDMLLEDLNGKIKSKEKKKTIADKLQENGNKIEISNINYKKKVPKVRKILVNGAVRYVSPYFHNASGKKNNVKTLNDEGKSEVIALHTSQNIMDDISQETHNMRKHKQRGKHESHLGSVALTAASGNLFEAGLQESKNEVGTVKILPKKRKSKRPKALQDADIKVSPYFQNQWLVGCEQVDKAKKGRKKCNIINKQLSAEEKKDEAYKKRTPDNTWKPPRSPFNLLQEPHAYDPWRVLVICMLLNRTTGGQAGPVILDLFNLCPDAKSCTQVEQEKIEEIIKSLGLQKKRSRMLQRFSEEYLNGNWTHVTQLHGVGKYAADAYAIFCTGKWDRVTPTDHMLNHYWEFLHETHGMGYDKELDVMKIPGENVISNM
- the LOC107639420 gene encoding uncharacterized protein LOC107639420 isoform X1, whose amino-acid sequence is MYYNFERMEHGYILALPAPKQKEDVISEVKSNWKKRVVDSKVTTPVEDYIQRSGNEIGTGETKPKREFESATWISAIPKYGEEVATGSRKANRKRSTKKNALVEDSMVLPLFQSNNENVDADLIDYDTEVGSIALPDSGISFLKDKPLQEIGSEFEAGNVKFEKKKRKRAGDGKMQDSGNDAEEADAKKARPLATFRYVSPYFHNDGGKKIKQLGFESCDDSVALTATSRDFPENEQRESGKDVANIAVRPKGRRKPKYEEISKEHSEVRRVSPYFQNNNMKKTVYEEVADKKHDFQLVPSVGTHGDILQDNLGDNEDILVNSMIKSKKHEPVEEHQIQRVSPFFQINSEKLDSKSHWHDCETRSVSLIYTNGCFLEANLTQNGKIKSKKKQTGTADKLHENRSAAETSGVSPKTKMFDQEIIAHDAVIPVFPCSNKDGVAIKSRKRRKAVNQRTDVEQDEIRKVSPYFLKYNEKKTVSVESLDHEGKFDSVASGACGVIIEDNEHIAKRIKPKVKKPSKKHTMFQHAHTRKVSPFFQSGNEWKADDESCYSGEIGFIALSGSGGSFPKDMLLEDLNGKIKSKEKKKTIADKLQENGNKIEISNINYKKKVPKVRKILVNGAVRYVSPYFHNASGKKNNVKTLNDEGKSEVIALHTSQNIMDDISQETHNMRKHKQRGKHESHLGSVALTAASGNLFEAGLQESKNEVGTVKILPKKRKSKRPKALQDADIKVSPYFQNQWLVGCEQVDKAKKGRKKCNIINKQLSAEEKKDEAYKKRTPDNTWKPPRSPFNLLQEPHAYDPWRVLVICMLLNRTTGGQAGPVILDLFNLCPDAKSCTQVEQEKIEEIIKSLGLQKKRSRMLQRFSEEYLNGNWTHVTQLHGVGKYAADAYAIFCTGKWDRVTPTDHMLNHYWEFLHETHGMGYDKELDVMKIPGENVISNM
- the LOC107639420 gene encoding uncharacterized protein LOC107639420 isoform X3 produces the protein MYYNFERMEHGYILALPAPKQKEDVISEVKSNWKKRVVDSKVTTPVEDYIQRSGNEIGTGETKPKREFESATWISAIPKYGEEVATGSRKANRKRSTKKNALVEDSMVLPLFQSNNENVDADLIDYDTEVGSIALPDSGISFLKDKPLQEIGSEFEAGNVKFEKKKRKRAGDGKMQDSGNDAEEADAKKARPLATFRYVSPYFHNDGGKKIKQLGFESCDDSVALTATSRDFPENEQRESGKDVANIAVRPKGRRKPKYEEISKEHSEVRRVSPYFQNNNMKKTVYEEVADKKHDFQLVPSVGTHGDILQDNLGDNEDILVNSMIKSKKHEPVEEHQIQRVSPFFQINSEKLDSKSHWHDCETRSVSLIYTNGCFLEANLTQNGKIKSKKKQTGTADKLHENRSAAETSGVSPKTKMFDQEIIAHDAVIPVFPCSNKDGVAIKSRKRRKAVNQRTDVEQDEIRKVSPYFLKYNEKKTVSVESLDHEGKFDSVASGACGVIIEDNEHIAKRIKPKVKKPSKKHTMFQHAHTRKVSPFFQSGNEWKADDESCYSGEIGFIALSGSGGSFPKDMLLEDLNGKIKSKEKKKTIADKLQENGNKIEISNINYKKKVPKETHNMRKHKQRGKHESHLGSVALTAASGNLFEAGLQESKNEVGTVKILPKKRKSKRPKALQDADIKVSPYFQNQWLVGCEQVDKAKKGRKKCNIINKQLSAEEKKDEAYKKRTPDNTWKPPRSPFNLLQEPHAYDPWRVLVICMLLNRTTGGQAGPVILDLFNLCPDAKSCTQVEQEKIEEIIKSLGLQKKRSRMLQRFSEEYLNGNWTHVTQLHGVGKYAADAYAIFCTGKWDRVTPTDHMLNHYWEFLHETHGMGYDKELDVMKIPGENVISNM